In Pseudomonas poae, a single genomic region encodes these proteins:
- the betI gene encoding transcriptional regulator BetI has translation MSTESEGIAVKKRRTRIEPEMRRKAIIEATMQCITRYGHSGSTLERICAQAGVSIGLIGHHFSSKEELMLSTYQELTDQLREETRKYLEAQGGTPEDRLLAIIRSSFRGQIFNEFILTTWLGFWGAAVSSEQLRALNKKLYADYRKELESVFKAIAQQNRTQIDAKAAALTITALIDGFWLEWALDHKAFSPKKAEKCCITTAQMFVKSAEPLQS, from the coding sequence ATGAGCACTGAGTCAGAAGGGATTGCCGTCAAGAAACGCCGCACCCGTATCGAGCCCGAAATGCGCCGCAAGGCGATCATCGAGGCGACGATGCAATGCATCACCCGCTACGGCCACAGCGGCAGCACCCTGGAGCGGATCTGCGCGCAGGCTGGAGTGTCCATCGGCCTGATCGGGCATCACTTTTCCAGCAAGGAAGAGTTGATGCTGTCGACCTACCAGGAGTTGACCGACCAACTGCGCGAAGAAACCCGCAAATACCTGGAAGCCCAGGGTGGCACCCCAGAAGACCGTTTACTGGCGATCATTCGTTCGTCGTTTCGCGGGCAGATTTTCAACGAGTTCATCCTCACCACGTGGTTGGGCTTCTGGGGCGCAGCGGTGTCCTCCGAGCAGCTTCGTGCACTGAACAAAAAGCTCTACGCCGATTACCGCAAGGAGCTGGAGTCGGTGTTCAAGGCCATCGCCCAGCAAAACCGCACGCAAATCGACGCCAAGGCCGCCGCCCTGACCATTACCGCGTTGATCGATGGTTTCTGGTTGGAATGGGCCCTGGACCATAAGGCCTTCAGTCCGAAAAAGGCCGAGAAGTGCTGTATCACCACGGCCCAGATGTTCGTGAAGAGTGCAGAGCCGCTTCAATCCTGA
- a CDS encoding HAAAP family serine/threonine permease yields the protein MNDQANSVDERYATTPATLTSWSRQDTTWMLGLFGTAIGAGTLFLPINAGLGGFWPLLILAVLAFPMTFFAHRGLTRFVLSGREGSDITDVVEEHFGIKAGALITLLYFFAIFPILLIYSVALTNTVSSFMEHQLHTMPPPRAILAFVLILGLLAVVRCGEQVIVKAMSLMVYPFIVALLFLAVYLIPHWNGGILSTASVVPEPSALLSTLWLAIPVMVFSFNHSPIISAFAVDQKRQYGAHADERSSQILSRAHLLMVVMVLFFVFSCVLTLSPAQLAEAKAQNLSILSYLANHFDNPTIAFAAPLIAFVAIAKSFLGHYIGASEGLKGLVVKTGRRPAPKTLDRMTAAFMLVVCWIVATLNPSILGMIETLGGPVIASILFLMPMYAIRKVPAMAKYRGQASNVFVTAVGLVAITALIYSLLS from the coding sequence ATGAATGATCAGGCCAATAGCGTCGACGAACGCTATGCAACGACACCTGCAACTCTCACAAGCTGGAGCCGCCAGGACACCACCTGGATGCTTGGCCTGTTTGGCACCGCTATCGGCGCCGGTACCTTGTTCCTGCCGATCAACGCAGGCTTGGGTGGCTTTTGGCCGCTGCTGATCCTGGCAGTACTGGCCTTCCCGATGACGTTCTTCGCTCACCGCGGCCTGACCCGCTTCGTCCTTTCCGGTCGTGAAGGCTCCGACATCACCGACGTGGTCGAAGAGCACTTCGGCATCAAGGCTGGCGCGCTGATCACCTTGCTGTACTTCTTCGCGATCTTCCCGATCCTGCTGATCTACAGCGTGGCCCTGACCAACACGGTCAGCAGCTTCATGGAACACCAACTGCACACCATGCCGCCGCCACGGGCGATCCTGGCGTTTGTGCTGATCCTCGGCCTGCTGGCCGTGGTGCGTTGCGGTGAGCAGGTGATCGTCAAGGCCATGAGCCTGATGGTGTACCCGTTTATCGTCGCGTTGCTGTTCCTGGCCGTGTACCTGATCCCGCATTGGAACGGCGGCATCCTCAGCACCGCCAGCGTGGTCCCTGAGCCGTCCGCGTTGCTCAGCACCTTGTGGCTGGCAATTCCGGTGATGGTGTTCTCGTTCAACCATTCGCCGATCATCTCGGCCTTTGCCGTTGACCAAAAGCGCCAGTACGGCGCGCACGCCGATGAGCGCAGCTCGCAGATCCTGTCGCGCGCGCACCTGCTGATGGTGGTGATGGTGCTGTTCTTCGTGTTCAGCTGTGTGCTGACCCTGTCGCCGGCACAACTGGCCGAAGCGAAGGCGCAGAACCTGTCGATCCTGTCGTACCTGGCCAACCATTTCGATAATCCAACCATCGCGTTTGCCGCGCCGTTGATTGCGTTTGTGGCGATTGCCAAGTCGTTCCTCGGCCATTACATCGGTGCCAGCGAAGGCCTCAAGGGCCTGGTGGTCAAGACGGGTCGCCGCCCGGCGCCGAAGACCCTGGACCGCATGACTGCTGCGTTCATGCTGGTGGTGTGCTGGATCGTTGCCACGCTGAATCCGAGCATCCTCGGCATGATTGAGACCCTGGGTGGTCCGGTGATCGCGTCGATTCTGTTCCTGATGCCGATGTACGCGATCCGTAAGGTTCCGGC